From one Triticum urartu cultivar G1812 chromosome 3, Tu2.1, whole genome shotgun sequence genomic stretch:
- the LOC125544445 gene encoding protein PLASTID TRANSCRIPTIONALLY ACTIVE 7 isoform X2 — translation MAMAMAASFAARHHHGHLAAGLPSTPQSGGRTSRSAATISMKAQSSDPGSGKGGGDGRVSGGRRVWRRRKLTKEDDMLRYKLDRIPFLEEKVRKVRENGKLVCLDINQLMLSQENRFAFTMEVAEEANAYLEKHRHEYGLKKPILHVLSDRMNEAGFSRPEGYLYPYPIKPGPYFIKEEGN, via the exons ATGGCCATGGCGATGGCCGCTTCCTTCGCCGCCCGCCACCACCACGGGCACCTCGCCGCCGGCCTCCCCTCCACCCCTCAATCGGGCGGAAGGACTAGCCGCAGCGCTGCCACCATCTCCATGAAGGCTCAG AGCAGTGATCCTGGAAGTGGGAAGGGGGGCGGGGACGGGCGAGTAAGCGGTGGGCGGCGAGTGTGGCGTCGCCGGAAACTG ACCAAAGAGGATGACATGTTGCGTTACAAGTTGGATCGTATCCCTTTCTTAGAAGAGAAAGTGAGAAAAGTAAGGGAAAATGGGAAGCTTGTGTGCTTGGATATCAACCAGCTCATGTTATCTCAAGAGAACAGATTCGCATTCACAATGGAGGTGGCAGAAGAAGCTAACGCCTATCTTGAGAAGCACAGGCATGAGTATGGATTGAAAAAACCTATACTGCATGTGCTTAGCGATCGTATGAATGAAGCTGGATTTTCTCGGCCAGAGGGTTACCTTTATCCTTATCCTATCAAGCCTGGGCCTTATTTCATAAAAGAAGAAGGGAATTGA
- the LOC125544445 gene encoding protein PLASTID TRANSCRIPTIONALLY ACTIVE 7 isoform X1: MAMAMAASFAARHHHGHLAAGLPSTPQSGGRTSRSAATISMKAQKKQSSDPGSGKGGGDGRVSGGRRVWRRRKLTKEDDMLRYKLDRIPFLEEKVRKVRENGKLVCLDINQLMLSQENRFAFTMEVAEEANAYLEKHRHEYGLKKPILHVLSDRMNEAGFSRPEGYLYPYPIKPGPYFIKEEGN, from the exons ATGGCCATGGCGATGGCCGCTTCCTTCGCCGCCCGCCACCACCACGGGCACCTCGCCGCCGGCCTCCCCTCCACCCCTCAATCGGGCGGAAGGACTAGCCGCAGCGCTGCCACCATCTCCATGAAGGCTCAG AAAAAGCAGAGCAGTGATCCTGGAAGTGGGAAGGGGGGCGGGGACGGGCGAGTAAGCGGTGGGCGGCGAGTGTGGCGTCGCCGGAAACTG ACCAAAGAGGATGACATGTTGCGTTACAAGTTGGATCGTATCCCTTTCTTAGAAGAGAAAGTGAGAAAAGTAAGGGAAAATGGGAAGCTTGTGTGCTTGGATATCAACCAGCTCATGTTATCTCAAGAGAACAGATTCGCATTCACAATGGAGGTGGCAGAAGAAGCTAACGCCTATCTTGAGAAGCACAGGCATGAGTATGGATTGAAAAAACCTATACTGCATGTGCTTAGCGATCGTATGAATGAAGCTGGATTTTCTCGGCCAGAGGGTTACCTTTATCCTTATCCTATCAAGCCTGGGCCTTATTTCATAAAAGAAGAAGGGAATTGA
- the LOC125544446 gene encoding formin-like protein 20 isoform X1 → MPRPTAPTVSLHPPLFVSKKHPTLDPDPFHFSRFTPRLPPIPCRRRRPPPPRPPRPHRRSPASPSPSPLHPSPAPSLPVPDQPVGEPAARTHAKRRRSPVSPQSPCHCFLPFLCGRRRKPCRGAQAMEHHRQGEENPRPTRGFVRQPPEEEASHGRTFLSLNVAPSHPSSCSCRFSNIRLHATLHSAKRRHKFSQREEKETAQCNKVLWSLVSQFLYMAMDKIYSGELTEGAHAKLTFS, encoded by the exons ATGCCCAGGCCTACTGCACCAACCGTCTCACTCCACCCACCACTGTTTGTCTCAAAAAAACACCCAACCCTCGATCCAGATCCCTTCCACTTCTCCCGATTCACCCCTCGTCTCCCTCCCATcccatgccgccgccgccgcccaccacctCCGCGACCTCCCCGACCCCACCGGCGATCCCCagcctctccctctccttctcccctgCATCCGTCGCCCGCACCTTCCCTCCCAGTCCCAGATCAACCCGTGGGTGAGCCGGCGGCCAGGACACACGCGAAGCGACGGAGGTCGCCTGTGTCTCCCCAATCGCCCTGCCACTGCTTCCTTCCTTTTCTCTGCGGCAGGAGAAGAAAACCTTGTCGGGGTGCCCAAGCCATGGAGCACCATCGTCAAG GAGAAGAAAACCCTAGACCGACCCGAGGATTCGTCCGACAACCACCTGAGGAGGAAGCAAGCCATGGACGGACCTTCCTTTCCTTGAATGTTGCGCCCTCCCACCCATCTTCCTGCAGCTGCAG GTTCAGCAACATCAGGCTGCATGCTACGCTGCACAGCGCAAAGAGACGGCACAAATTCTCGCAGAGAGAAGAAAAAGAGACTGCACAGTGCAACAAGGTCCTTTGGTCTTTGGTCTCTCAATTTTTATACAT GGCAATGGATAAAATCTACTCTGGAGAGTTGACAGAGGGAGCACATGCTAAGTTGACTTTTTCCTAG
- the LOC125544446 gene encoding serine/arginine repetitive matrix protein 1-like isoform X3, with amino-acid sequence MPRPTAPTVSLHPPLFVSKKHPTLDPDPFHFSRFTPRLPPIPCRRRRPPPPRPPRPHRRSPASPSPSPLHPSPAPSLPVPDQPVGEPAARTHAKRRRSPVSPQSPCHCFLPFLCGRRRKPCRGAQAMEHHRQGEENPRPTRGFVRQPPEEEASHGRTFLSLNVAPSHPSSCSCRFSNIRLHATLHSAKRRHKFSQREEKETAQCNKGNG; translated from the exons ATGCCCAGGCCTACTGCACCAACCGTCTCACTCCACCCACCACTGTTTGTCTCAAAAAAACACCCAACCCTCGATCCAGATCCCTTCCACTTCTCCCGATTCACCCCTCGTCTCCCTCCCATcccatgccgccgccgccgcccaccacctCCGCGACCTCCCCGACCCCACCGGCGATCCCCagcctctccctctccttctcccctgCATCCGTCGCCCGCACCTTCCCTCCCAGTCCCAGATCAACCCGTGGGTGAGCCGGCGGCCAGGACACACGCGAAGCGACGGAGGTCGCCTGTGTCTCCCCAATCGCCCTGCCACTGCTTCCTTCCTTTTCTCTGCGGCAGGAGAAGAAAACCTTGTCGGGGTGCCCAAGCCATGGAGCACCATCGTCAAG GAGAAGAAAACCCTAGACCGACCCGAGGATTCGTCCGACAACCACCTGAGGAGGAAGCAAGCCATGGACGGACCTTCCTTTCCTTGAATGTTGCGCCCTCCCACCCATCTTCCTGCAGCTGCAG GTTCAGCAACATCAGGCTGCATGCTACGCTGCACAGCGCAAAGAGACGGCACAAATTCTCGCAGAGAGAAGAAAAAGAGACTGCACAGTGCAACAAG GGCAATGGATAA
- the LOC125544445 gene encoding protein PLASTID TRANSCRIPTIONALLY ACTIVE 7 isoform X3, which translates to MAMAMAASFAARHHHGHLAAGLPSTPQSGGRTSRSAATISMKAQTKEDDMLRYKLDRIPFLEEKVRKVRENGKLVCLDINQLMLSQENRFAFTMEVAEEANAYLEKHRHEYGLKKPILHVLSDRMNEAGFSRPEGYLYPYPIKPGPYFIKEEGN; encoded by the exons ATGGCCATGGCGATGGCCGCTTCCTTCGCCGCCCGCCACCACCACGGGCACCTCGCCGCCGGCCTCCCCTCCACCCCTCAATCGGGCGGAAGGACTAGCCGCAGCGCTGCCACCATCTCCATGAAGGCTCAG ACCAAAGAGGATGACATGTTGCGTTACAAGTTGGATCGTATCCCTTTCTTAGAAGAGAAAGTGAGAAAAGTAAGGGAAAATGGGAAGCTTGTGTGCTTGGATATCAACCAGCTCATGTTATCTCAAGAGAACAGATTCGCATTCACAATGGAGGTGGCAGAAGAAGCTAACGCCTATCTTGAGAAGCACAGGCATGAGTATGGATTGAAAAAACCTATACTGCATGTGCTTAGCGATCGTATGAATGAAGCTGGATTTTCTCGGCCAGAGGGTTACCTTTATCCTTATCCTATCAAGCCTGGGCCTTATTTCATAAAAGAAGAAGGGAATTGA
- the LOC125544446 gene encoding proline-rich receptor-like protein kinase PERK2 isoform X2, whose translation MPRPTAPTVSLHPPLFVSKKHPTLDPDPFHFSRFTPRLPPIPCRRRRPPPPRPPRPHRRSPASPSPSPLHPSPAPSLPVPDQPVGEPAARTHAKRRRSPVSPQSPCHCFLPFLCGRRRKPCRGAQAMEHHRQGEENPRPTRGFVRQPPEEEASHGRTFLSLNVAPSHPSSCSCSNITGSATSGCMLRCTAQRDGTNSRREKKKRLHSATRAMDKIYSGELTEGAHAKLTFS comes from the exons ATGCCCAGGCCTACTGCACCAACCGTCTCACTCCACCCACCACTGTTTGTCTCAAAAAAACACCCAACCCTCGATCCAGATCCCTTCCACTTCTCCCGATTCACCCCTCGTCTCCCTCCCATcccatgccgccgccgccgcccaccacctCCGCGACCTCCCCGACCCCACCGGCGATCCCCagcctctccctctccttctcccctgCATCCGTCGCCCGCACCTTCCCTCCCAGTCCCAGATCAACCCGTGGGTGAGCCGGCGGCCAGGACACACGCGAAGCGACGGAGGTCGCCTGTGTCTCCCCAATCGCCCTGCCACTGCTTCCTTCCTTTTCTCTGCGGCAGGAGAAGAAAACCTTGTCGGGGTGCCCAAGCCATGGAGCACCATCGTCAAG GAGAAGAAAACCCTAGACCGACCCGAGGATTCGTCCGACAACCACCTGAGGAGGAAGCAAGCCATGGACGGACCTTCCTTTCCTTGAATGTTGCGCCCTCCCACCCATCTTCCTGCAGCTGCAG CAACATCACAGGTTCAGCAACATCAGGCTGCATGCTACGCTGCACAGCGCAAAGAGACGGCACAAATTCTCGCAGAGAGAAGAAAAAGAGACTGCACAGTGCAACAAG GGCAATGGATAAAATCTACTCTGGAGAGTTGACAGAGGGAGCACATGCTAAGTTGACTTTTTCCTAG